Proteins from one Candidatus Methylomirabilota bacterium genomic window:
- a CDS encoding BON domain-containing protein, giving the protein MKRLTAVAAILIIASVSTGCQTLTGKTPRQHFNDKWLNHETKARIAADNPRALTAVNVDVNRGTVYLTGNVATPEQKARAEQVARRVDGVRDVVNHLEVETESRRSTAASPSASPASGAVVQHTVTGQVTSVDRATGRLTLRNGARDLVLQLPPAALQDVKEGDRLTVRLALSPAR; this is encoded by the coding sequence ATGAAGCGCCTGACCGCCGTCGCCGCAATCCTGATCATCGCGAGTGTCTCTACCGGCTGCCAGACACTGACCGGCAAGACGCCCAGGCAACACTTCAACGACAAGTGGCTCAACCACGAGACCAAGGCCAGAATCGCCGCGGACAACCCCCGCGCTCTGACCGCGGTGAACGTCGACGTCAACCGCGGCACCGTGTATCTCACCGGCAATGTGGCAACACCGGAGCAGAAGGCCCGCGCGGAGCAGGTCGCGCGACGCGTCGATGGCGTCCGCGACGTCGTGAACCACCTGGAGGTCGAGACGGAGTCGCGGCGATCGACCGCGGCGTCGCCGTCGGCGAGCCCCGCATCGGGCGCCGTTGTCCAGCACACCGTGACCGGCCAGGTCACGAGCGTCGATCGCGCCACAGGCCGCCTGACGCTCCGCAATGGCGCCCGCGACCTCGTGCTGCAGTTGCCGCCCGCGGCGCTCCAGGACGTCAAGGAGGGGGATCGGCTGACCGTCCGGCTCGCGCTTTCACCGGCGCGTTGA